A single genomic interval of Takifugu flavidus isolate HTHZ2018 chromosome 19, ASM371156v2, whole genome shotgun sequence harbors:
- the LOC130516462 gene encoding kunitz-type protease inhibitor 1-like — protein sequence MSPCSLSSVLLPLLLLRCAAAEPTAQCNSAFRSGPEDFVLDSEDAVMEGAAILDSAQVPSADACQSLCCERAHCNLALLDPRFRGAEDARNFTCVLFNCIHRNRFVCRFVNLVGYRSFIRESVFLKHLQGPDGDGKQVPPIANAGRDVVVQPGTLVVLNGIESLPLGGAHITDYQWALQSGNNKVSIEKTDLPDQVHVSGLQPGSYIFQLTVTDSNHQSDATNVSVLVLSPELSSSFCQAPVKVGPCRAAFPRWWYNSSTGDCERFTFGGCKGNNNNFLSKEECLSACKGVTEMLERSVTVPTARVCGSPCSPSQLTCGAGCCLHKSLECDGVKHCSDGSDENHCSELNQTFSRLLEIDVNRKKARCSEPPHTGPCRASFTRWYYNPLDRKCARFTYGGCDANDNNFEEEPKCEESCSGVTEQSVYFRGLFERFEKEEESESGNIALAVLLAVAILALLAILTYCFLKSRRKRSHRPVATGPAHVALSEQDTLVYNSTTKPI from the exons GAGGACTTCGTATTGGACTCGGAGGACGCTGTGATGGAGGGAGCGGCTATTCTGGACTCTGCCCAGGTGCCCTCCGCTGACGCCTGTCAAAGTCTGTGCTGTGAACGGGCGCACTGCAACCTGGCGCTCCTGGACCCGCGCTTCCGCGGCGCGGAGGACGCACGAAACTTCACATGCGTCCTTTTTAACTGCATCCACCGGAACCGGTTCGTGTGTAGGTTCGTGAACTTGGTTGGGTACCGGAGCTTCATCAGAGAGTCTGTGTTCCTGAAACACCTCCAGGGACCAGATGGAGATG GAAAGCAAGTCCCGCCCATCGCCAACGCAGGACGTGACGTTGTTGTTCAGCCCGGAACCTTAGTCGTGCTCAACGGCATTGAGAGTTTGCCCCTTGGCGGTGCCCACATCACAGATTACCAGTGGGCGTTGCAGAGCGGCAATAACAAAGTCTCAATTGAG AAGACGGACCTACCTGACCAGGTACACGTTTCTGGCCTGCAGCCGGGATCCTACATCTTCCAGTTGACCGTCACCGACTCCAACCACCAATCAGACGCCACCAACGTCAGCGTCCTCGTTCTCAGTCCAGAGCTGAGCAGCT CATTTTGCCAGGCCCCCGTGAAGGTCGGCCCTTGTCGAGCTGCGTTCCCTCGCTGGTGGTACAACTCTTCCACAGGTGACTGTGAACGCTTCACATTTGGAGGATGtaaaggaaacaacaacaacttcctCTCCAAAGAGgaatgtctgtctgcctgcaaGGGAGTCACAG AGATGTTGGAGAGGAGCGTTACTGTACCAACAGCAA gggTGTGCGGTTCTCCGTGTTCTCCCAGCCAGCTGACCTGTGGGGCTGGCTGCTGTCTGCATAAAAGTCTGGAGTGTGATGGAGTCAAACACTGCAGCGATGGATCAGATGAGAACCACTGCAGCGAAC tgaaCCAGACCTTCTCACGCCTTCTGGAAATCGATgtgaacagaaaaaaag CACGGTGCtcagagcccccccacacaggACCATGTCGCGCGAGTTTCACCCGCTGGTACTACAACCCACTGGACAGGAAGTGCGCCCGTTTCACCTACGGCGGCTGTGATGCTAATGACAACAACTTTGAGGAGGAACCCAAGTGTGAAGAAAGCTGCAGTGGTGTTACTG AGCAAAGCGTCTACTTCAGAGGCCTGTTTGAACGTTttgagaaggaagaagagagtgAATCTG GTAACATCGCGCTGGCAGTTCTTCTGGCTGTAGCCATCTTGGCTCTGCTGGCCATCCTCACATACTGCTTTCTGAAGTCGAGGAGAAAGCGCTCCCACAGGCCAGTTGCTACAGGCCCCGCCCATGTGGCGTTGTCAGAACAAGACACTCTTGTTTACAACAGTACCACCAAGCCcatatga
- the LOC130516457 gene encoding pleckstrin homology domain-containing family G member 3-like isoform X2, producing the protein MAPNLELTYLDRVLMEIIETERMYVRDLRMIVEDYLAHIIDQCELLIGPEQVCALFGNIEDIYEFNSELLQALDLCDNDAVAVARCFIMKGEFFEIYTQYCTNYPNSVAALTECMRKKSLATFFRERQASLKCSLPLGSYLLKPVQRILKYHLLLQEIAKHFDPEEQGYEVVEEAIYTMTSVAWYINDMKRKHEHAIRLQEVQSLLLNWKGPDLTTYGELVLEGTFKVHRAKNERTLFLFDRVLLITKRRGEHFVYKAHIFCSTLMLIESAKDSLSFSVTHYKHPKQPHTVQAKTVEERKLWAHHIKRIILENHRAIIPQKAKDAIMELQPIYAPRYRHSPERTKKVLSCPSDVQQEDCQERPRSGTHEDLLVGVNNPNKQLPEDASNGTEASSEQATTDVLLLQKSEQEEEEAAEEEPPSQPESLDGTHHSESPRSFEDQTSDRDSESAGTPSSAPESNPPVLSSEESSEDEEGMTDGGEAGGRTPSILPSSVLDRAGAIAQHFTNSVRRASLAQDEVRFLGCASPRLPGRPNTLRTEPAEGASGVTTEAPEAMVTDLTSPSSREDGVFDGNRDSRRRRDSTLSTQDQLLLSKIKSYYDNAESQSPTFCLQRRESLTYIPAGLVRSSITRINSIPKADSMETTCSVTNSGPSSSLATESQDLLDSSQSLDTLSFELKGIEDSRKSQRSPFQHSQDSPSEEEEFIPSSQMIRIWQNMEQEMTLTQKEKKISTLQEAPQNSRASHKVSDSIKVQTKDSHPKSQELQTEKVFNRETLVLRPPIHQVSQAKPETGGGSTCEDDMEQANSKVLHLARQYSQKIKTAKPVVRQRSQGLLLCKNRLACVVEELEKTEISEKPKLDLNNSAVPPPLSHPAKVRSASSSLLCKEKMISRDRAQSCTSVNHSSSSSNEAFNWPDVQQLRSKYCNRSNSQKHVVSPANFTPDHVSRRRHSSCSSCLLPEGDALKVPSFKSGDTWETKAGESRRRLQRAGSLDLRLRNTGTTEAATQQEELTDLSRGGYFVAAKAPLPNDPEHCVIVMEKVLQPVEKSTEAEDEDNYIQIRSPTSKEKISIMAVIDRCRVYQDSDQYREGEEVKVRTEVARVPGDEESQEPKTKQKENGTHNVVKNLREKFQNMS; encoded by the exons ATGGCGCCGAACCTAGAACTCACTTACTTGGACCGCGTCCTCATGGAGATTATTGAAACGGAGCGGATGTACGTCAGAGATCTACGCATGATTGTCGAG GATTATCTGGCTCACATTATCGATCAGTGTGAGCTATTGATCGGTCCTGAGCAGGTCTGCGCTCTGTTCGGGAACATTGAGGACATCTACGAGTTCAACAG CGAGCTGCTTCAAGCTCTTGACTTGTGCGACAACGACGCCGTGGCCGTCGCCAGATGCTTCATCATGAAG GGGGAGTTCTTTGAGATCTACACGCAGTATTGCACTAACTACCCCAA TTCGGTTGCTGCTCTGACCGAGTGCATGAGAAAGAAAAGCTTGGCGACGTTTTTCCGGGAGCGTCAGGCGTCGTTGAAGTGTTCGCTGCCTCTGGGGTCCTACCTGCTCAAACCAGTTCAGAGGATCCTCAAATACCACCTGTTGCTCCAG GAAATTGCCAAGCACTTTGACCCCGAAGAACAGGGTtatgaggtggtggaggaggccatCTACACCATGACCAGCGTCGCCTGGTACATCAATGACATGAAAAGGAAACATGAACACGCCATCAGATTGCAG GAGGTCCAGTCTTTGTTGCTGAACTGGAAGGGTCCTGACCTCACCACATATGGAGAACTGGTCCTGGAGGGAACCTTCAAGGTCCATCGGGCAAAAAACGAGAGGACGCTCTTCCTTTTTGACCGTGTGCTGCTCATCACCAAGCGCCGCGGCGAGCATTTTGTGTACAAGGCGCACATCTTT TGCTCCACTCTCATGCTGATAGAGAGTGCAAAAGACTCTCTGAGCTTCAGTGTGACTCATTACAAACATCCCAAACAGCCGCACACTGTCCAG GCAAAGACGGTGGAAGAGAGGAAGTTGTGGGCTCATCACATCAAACGCATCATTCTGGAAAACCATCGCGCCATCATCCCACAAAAG GCGAAAGATGCCATCATGGAACTGCAGCCCATCT ATGCTCCTCGGTATCGTCACAGTCCGGAGAGGACAAAGAAAGTTCTGTCTTGCCCGTCTGACGTTCAGCAGGAAGATTGTCAGGAGCGCCCACGCTCAGGTACTCATG AGGACTTGCTGGTGGGTGTCAACAACCCGAATAAACAGCTTCCTGAAGATGCATCGAATGGAACAGAAGCCTCATCTGAGCAG gCCACCACGgacgtcctgctgctgcagaagtctgaacaagaagaagaagaagctgctgaggaggaaCCTCCCTCTCAGCCAGAGAGTTTGGACGGGACTCACCACTCCGAATCTCCTCGTAGTTTCGAAGACCAAACCTCTGATAGAGATTCTGAGTCTGCAGGGACACCGTCCAGTGCTCCTGAGTCCAATCCACCAGTCCTGAGCAGTGAAGAATCgtctgaggatgaggagggcaTGACTGATggaggtgaggctggaggtaGGACTCCTAGCATCCTGCCGTCCTCGGTCCTGGACAGAGCTGGTGCCATTGCACAGCACTTCACCAACAGCGTCAGAAGAGCAAGTCTTGCACAGGACGAGGTCCGTTTTCTTGGCTGTGCGTCACCACGACTCCCAGGGCGACCCAACACCCTCAGAACCGAACCGGCCGAAGGCGCAAGTGGCGTCACGACTGAAGCTCCGGAGGCAATGGTGACGGATCTCACTTCACCGTCTTCCAGAGAAGATGGCGTCTTTGATGGGAACCGAGATTCTCGGCGCAGGCGGGACTCCACACTGTCGACGCAGGACCAGCTTCTTCTCAGCAAGATTAAGAGTTACTATGACAATGCTGAAAGCCAGAGCCCAACCTTCTGCCTCCAGCGCAGGGAGAGCCTGACCTACATACCAGCTGGGCTGGTCAGGAGCTCCATTACCAGGATCAACAGCATTCCAAAGGCGGACAGCATGGAGACAACCTGCTCTGTCACTAATTCGGGTCCTTCTTCATCTCTAGCCACAGAAAGCCAGGATCTCCTGGACTCTTCTCAATCTCTGGACACTTTGAGCTTTGAGCTTAAAGGCATAGAAGATTCGAGAAAGAGCCAAAGATCTCCATTTCAACACTCCCAAGACAGTCCATCTGAGGAAGAAGAGTTCATTCCGTCATCACAGATGATCAGGATCTGGCAGAACATGGAGCAAGAGATGACTTTGAcccaaaaggagaagaaaatatCAACACTTCAAGAAGCTCCTCAAAACTCCAGGGCCTCACACAAAGTTTCTGATTCCATAAAAGTCCAAACTAAAGACAGTCACCCAAAGAGTCAAGAACTCCAGACAGAAAAGGTCTTTAACAGAGAGACTTTGGTCCTCAGACCTCCTATTCATCAGGTTTCACAGGCAAAGCCtgagactggaggaggaagcacgTGTGAGGACGACATGGAGCAGGCCAACAGCAAAGTCCTCCATCTGGCTCGACAATACAGCCAGAAGATCAAAACAGCCAAACCGGTGGTCCGGCAGCGTAGCCAAGGCCTCCTGCTGTGCAAGAATCGTTTGGCTTgtgtggtggaggagctggagaagacggAGATCTCAG aaaaGCCAAAGCTGGACTTGAATAACTCGGCAGTCCCGCCCCCTCTCAGCCACCCAGCTAAGGTCCGTTCAgcgtcctccagcctcctctgtAAGGAGAAGATGATCTCCAGAGACCGGGCCCAGTCCTGTACCTCCGTCaatcattcctcctcctcctccaatgAGGCCTTTAACTGGCCTGATGTCCAACAACTCCGATCGAAATATTGCAACCGCAGCAACAGTCAGAAGCATGTGGTTAGTCCTGCTAATTTCACACCAGATCATGTCTCTAGAAGGAGAcactccagctgttcctcctgcctTCTCCCTGAAGGAGATGCTCTTAAGGTTCCTTCATTCAAGTCTGGAGACACCTGGGAAACCAAGGCGGGAGAAAGCCGAAGGCGGCTTCAGAGGGCCGGTTCTCTGGACCTTCGTCTGAGGAATACAGGCACGACTGAAGCAGCAACGCAACAGGAGGAGCTCACTGACCTCAGCCGTGGTGGCTACTTTGTCGCAGCCAAGGCGCCGCTTCCAAATGACCCCGAACACTGCGTGATTGTGATGGAGAAGGTCCTGCAGCCCGTGGAAAAAAGTACGGAAGCCGAAGATGAAGACAACTACATTCAGATCCGCTCACCGACCAGCAAGGAAAAGATCTCCATTATGGCCGTTATTGACCGCTGCCGCGTCTACCAGGACTCGGACCAGTAccgagaaggagaggaggtgaaggtCAGAACTGAAGTTGCAAGAGTTCCTGGTGATGAGGAGTCCCAGGAACCCAAGACCAAACAGAAGGAGAACGGCACCCACAATGTAGTGAAAAATCTGAGGGAAAAGTTCCAGAACATGAGCTAA
- the LOC130516457 gene encoding pleckstrin homology domain-containing family G member 3-like isoform X1 gives MAPNLELTYLDRVLMEIIETERMYVRDLRMIVEDYLAHIIDQCELLIGPEQVCALFGNIEDIYEFNSELLQALDLCDNDAVAVARCFIMKGEFFEIYTQYCTNYPNSVAALTECMRKKSLATFFRERQASLKCSLPLGSYLLKPVQRILKYHLLLQEIAKHFDPEEQGYEVVEEAIYTMTSVAWYINDMKRKHEHAIRLQEVQSLLLNWKGPDLTTYGELVLEGTFKVHRAKNERTLFLFDRVLLITKRRGEHFVYKAHIFCSTLMLIESAKDSLSFSVTHYKHPKQPHTVQAKTVEERKLWAHHIKRIILENHRAIIPQKAKDAIMELQPIYAPRYRHSPERTKKVLSCPSDVQQEDCQERPRSAVFPDLLVGVNNPNKQLPEDASNGTEASSEQATTDVLLLQKSEQEEEEAAEEEPPSQPESLDGTHHSESPRSFEDQTSDRDSESAGTPSSAPESNPPVLSSEESSEDEEGMTDGGEAGGRTPSILPSSVLDRAGAIAQHFTNSVRRASLAQDEVRFLGCASPRLPGRPNTLRTEPAEGASGVTTEAPEAMVTDLTSPSSREDGVFDGNRDSRRRRDSTLSTQDQLLLSKIKSYYDNAESQSPTFCLQRRESLTYIPAGLVRSSITRINSIPKADSMETTCSVTNSGPSSSLATESQDLLDSSQSLDTLSFELKGIEDSRKSQRSPFQHSQDSPSEEEEFIPSSQMIRIWQNMEQEMTLTQKEKKISTLQEAPQNSRASHKVSDSIKVQTKDSHPKSQELQTEKVFNRETLVLRPPIHQVSQAKPETGGGSTCEDDMEQANSKVLHLARQYSQKIKTAKPVVRQRSQGLLLCKNRLACVVEELEKTEISEKPKLDLNNSAVPPPLSHPAKVRSASSSLLCKEKMISRDRAQSCTSVNHSSSSSNEAFNWPDVQQLRSKYCNRSNSQKHVVSPANFTPDHVSRRRHSSCSSCLLPEGDALKVPSFKSGDTWETKAGESRRRLQRAGSLDLRLRNTGTTEAATQQEELTDLSRGGYFVAAKAPLPNDPEHCVIVMEKVLQPVEKSTEAEDEDNYIQIRSPTSKEKISIMAVIDRCRVYQDSDQYREGEEVKVRTEVARVPGDEESQEPKTKQKENGTHNVVKNLREKFQNMS, from the exons ATGGCGCCGAACCTAGAACTCACTTACTTGGACCGCGTCCTCATGGAGATTATTGAAACGGAGCGGATGTACGTCAGAGATCTACGCATGATTGTCGAG GATTATCTGGCTCACATTATCGATCAGTGTGAGCTATTGATCGGTCCTGAGCAGGTCTGCGCTCTGTTCGGGAACATTGAGGACATCTACGAGTTCAACAG CGAGCTGCTTCAAGCTCTTGACTTGTGCGACAACGACGCCGTGGCCGTCGCCAGATGCTTCATCATGAAG GGGGAGTTCTTTGAGATCTACACGCAGTATTGCACTAACTACCCCAA TTCGGTTGCTGCTCTGACCGAGTGCATGAGAAAGAAAAGCTTGGCGACGTTTTTCCGGGAGCGTCAGGCGTCGTTGAAGTGTTCGCTGCCTCTGGGGTCCTACCTGCTCAAACCAGTTCAGAGGATCCTCAAATACCACCTGTTGCTCCAG GAAATTGCCAAGCACTTTGACCCCGAAGAACAGGGTtatgaggtggtggaggaggccatCTACACCATGACCAGCGTCGCCTGGTACATCAATGACATGAAAAGGAAACATGAACACGCCATCAGATTGCAG GAGGTCCAGTCTTTGTTGCTGAACTGGAAGGGTCCTGACCTCACCACATATGGAGAACTGGTCCTGGAGGGAACCTTCAAGGTCCATCGGGCAAAAAACGAGAGGACGCTCTTCCTTTTTGACCGTGTGCTGCTCATCACCAAGCGCCGCGGCGAGCATTTTGTGTACAAGGCGCACATCTTT TGCTCCACTCTCATGCTGATAGAGAGTGCAAAAGACTCTCTGAGCTTCAGTGTGACTCATTACAAACATCCCAAACAGCCGCACACTGTCCAG GCAAAGACGGTGGAAGAGAGGAAGTTGTGGGCTCATCACATCAAACGCATCATTCTGGAAAACCATCGCGCCATCATCCCACAAAAG GCGAAAGATGCCATCATGGAACTGCAGCCCATCT ATGCTCCTCGGTATCGTCACAGTCCGGAGAGGACAAAGAAAGTTCTGTCTTGCCCGTCTGACGTTCAGCAGGAAGATTGTCAGGAGCGCCCACGCTCAG CCGTGTTTCCG GACTTGCTGGTGGGTGTCAACAACCCGAATAAACAGCTTCCTGAAGATGCATCGAATGGAACAGAAGCCTCATCTGAGCAG gCCACCACGgacgtcctgctgctgcagaagtctgaacaagaagaagaagaagctgctgaggaggaaCCTCCCTCTCAGCCAGAGAGTTTGGACGGGACTCACCACTCCGAATCTCCTCGTAGTTTCGAAGACCAAACCTCTGATAGAGATTCTGAGTCTGCAGGGACACCGTCCAGTGCTCCTGAGTCCAATCCACCAGTCCTGAGCAGTGAAGAATCgtctgaggatgaggagggcaTGACTGATggaggtgaggctggaggtaGGACTCCTAGCATCCTGCCGTCCTCGGTCCTGGACAGAGCTGGTGCCATTGCACAGCACTTCACCAACAGCGTCAGAAGAGCAAGTCTTGCACAGGACGAGGTCCGTTTTCTTGGCTGTGCGTCACCACGACTCCCAGGGCGACCCAACACCCTCAGAACCGAACCGGCCGAAGGCGCAAGTGGCGTCACGACTGAAGCTCCGGAGGCAATGGTGACGGATCTCACTTCACCGTCTTCCAGAGAAGATGGCGTCTTTGATGGGAACCGAGATTCTCGGCGCAGGCGGGACTCCACACTGTCGACGCAGGACCAGCTTCTTCTCAGCAAGATTAAGAGTTACTATGACAATGCTGAAAGCCAGAGCCCAACCTTCTGCCTCCAGCGCAGGGAGAGCCTGACCTACATACCAGCTGGGCTGGTCAGGAGCTCCATTACCAGGATCAACAGCATTCCAAAGGCGGACAGCATGGAGACAACCTGCTCTGTCACTAATTCGGGTCCTTCTTCATCTCTAGCCACAGAAAGCCAGGATCTCCTGGACTCTTCTCAATCTCTGGACACTTTGAGCTTTGAGCTTAAAGGCATAGAAGATTCGAGAAAGAGCCAAAGATCTCCATTTCAACACTCCCAAGACAGTCCATCTGAGGAAGAAGAGTTCATTCCGTCATCACAGATGATCAGGATCTGGCAGAACATGGAGCAAGAGATGACTTTGAcccaaaaggagaagaaaatatCAACACTTCAAGAAGCTCCTCAAAACTCCAGGGCCTCACACAAAGTTTCTGATTCCATAAAAGTCCAAACTAAAGACAGTCACCCAAAGAGTCAAGAACTCCAGACAGAAAAGGTCTTTAACAGAGAGACTTTGGTCCTCAGACCTCCTATTCATCAGGTTTCACAGGCAAAGCCtgagactggaggaggaagcacgTGTGAGGACGACATGGAGCAGGCCAACAGCAAAGTCCTCCATCTGGCTCGACAATACAGCCAGAAGATCAAAACAGCCAAACCGGTGGTCCGGCAGCGTAGCCAAGGCCTCCTGCTGTGCAAGAATCGTTTGGCTTgtgtggtggaggagctggagaagacggAGATCTCAG aaaaGCCAAAGCTGGACTTGAATAACTCGGCAGTCCCGCCCCCTCTCAGCCACCCAGCTAAGGTCCGTTCAgcgtcctccagcctcctctgtAAGGAGAAGATGATCTCCAGAGACCGGGCCCAGTCCTGTACCTCCGTCaatcattcctcctcctcctccaatgAGGCCTTTAACTGGCCTGATGTCCAACAACTCCGATCGAAATATTGCAACCGCAGCAACAGTCAGAAGCATGTGGTTAGTCCTGCTAATTTCACACCAGATCATGTCTCTAGAAGGAGAcactccagctgttcctcctgcctTCTCCCTGAAGGAGATGCTCTTAAGGTTCCTTCATTCAAGTCTGGAGACACCTGGGAAACCAAGGCGGGAGAAAGCCGAAGGCGGCTTCAGAGGGCCGGTTCTCTGGACCTTCGTCTGAGGAATACAGGCACGACTGAAGCAGCAACGCAACAGGAGGAGCTCACTGACCTCAGCCGTGGTGGCTACTTTGTCGCAGCCAAGGCGCCGCTTCCAAATGACCCCGAACACTGCGTGATTGTGATGGAGAAGGTCCTGCAGCCCGTGGAAAAAAGTACGGAAGCCGAAGATGAAGACAACTACATTCAGATCCGCTCACCGACCAGCAAGGAAAAGATCTCCATTATGGCCGTTATTGACCGCTGCCGCGTCTACCAGGACTCGGACCAGTAccgagaaggagaggaggtgaaggtCAGAACTGAAGTTGCAAGAGTTCCTGGTGATGAGGAGTCCCAGGAACCCAAGACCAAACAGAAGGAGAACGGCACCCACAATGTAGTGAAAAATCTGAGGGAAAAGTTCCAGAACATGAGCTAA